DNA sequence from the Cucumis melo cultivar AY chromosome 6, USDA_Cmelo_AY_1.0, whole genome shotgun sequence genome:
CCAATTTGGCCTCCGAGCCAAGCCTTTGGACCCTCACTGTCAGCTCAGACCTAAAACCCTTTACTTCCTCCTCCAATTGCCAACCCTCTACGGCGTCGATCGTTCGCTTCGTCGCACTTGTTCCGACCTTCATTTGTCTGCCTCTGACCGTCTCGAGTGCCTTTTGCTCTCTCGACGTTCAGTTTCCGACCTCCAAACTCTTCGGTTCGATCCTCAAAGATCATCAATCCACGATGGTGCTGCAAAGTCTGTGCAGGTCAAATTTCAATTGCCAAGGGCAGAATTTGAGAGATTGATGAAGGAGTGCAAGAACAA
Encoded proteins:
- the LOC103496878 gene encoding uncharacterized protein At1g66480, translating into MKINGETFKITLPTTAYEVTSHYPNHLLYESKSLNQFGLRAKPLDPHCQLRPKTLYFLLQLPTLYGVDRSLRRTCSDLHLSASDRLECLLLSRRSVSDLQTLRFDPQRSSIHDGAAKSVQVKFQLPRAEFERLMKECKNNVEVTKKIVDFCAKSRDNVYGRPRP